CAGCCCCGACGCCTTCGCCGCCCCGGTGGTGGTCGGGATGATCGACAGCGCCGCGGCGCGCATCCGGCGCGGATCCTTGTGCGGCATGTCCTGCAGGGACTGGTCGTTGGTGTAGGCGTGCACGGTCGTCATGAACCCGCGCTCGATCTCGAAGTTCTCGTGGAGCACCTTGGCGAGCGGGACCACACAGTTGGTGGTGCAGGATGCGTTCGAGATGACGTGGTGGTTGTCGGGGTCGTAGCTGTCCTGGTTGGCGCCGAGGACGATCGTGATGTCCTCGTTCTTCGCCGGCGCAGAGATCACCACCTTCTTGGCGCCGCGGTCGAGGTGCTGCGACGCCTTCTCCCGGTTCGTGAACAGCCCGGTCGACTCGACCACGACGTCGGCCCCCAGGTCGTCCCACGGGATGTTCGCAGGATCGCGTTCGGACAGGACCTGCATCTCGTCGCCGTCGACGCGGAGCCCGTCCCGGCTGACCTCGACCTCGCCGGGGAACCGCCCGAACACGCTGTCCTGACGCAGCAGCAACGCCAGGGACTCGGGATCGGTGAGGTCGTTGAGCCCCACGAAGTCGAGATCGGATCCGCGTTCCTTCGCAGCCCGGAAGAACATCCGACCGATGCGGCCGAACCCGTTGATACCGACCCGGATCGCCATGACAAGCCTCCCCTGGAGTTGTCGAGTTGTCGTTCACACGTCGGTATCGAGGCTAGTCAGCCGCGTCGGGGCGGACCATGCCCGCCCGTCCGGCCCATGGACGTCCGCCGCTCAGCGTCCGACCGGCAGGGGCCACGGTCGCAGCGATGCGCGCGCGGAGCCGCATCAGGCTGCATGACGCGAACGGGCGGCCGTCGTCATCCCAACGCGGCCCGTCCGGGACGGAGCACGCGGCCCAGCGCGACGGCGAGCTTGACCGGCTCGTGCCCGCCACGGGGATCGAGGACGTCGGCGACCACGACCTGGGACGCCAAGCGCGCCAGCGCGGCCTCGTCGACCGTCAGCGCACGTCCGTCCGTCACGGGTCGGCCGCGGTGCGCGACGATCGCCGAGAGCCGGATCCCCGCGGCGTGGTCGATCAGCGCGTCGACGTGAGCCGGCAGGTCGAGGCCCTCGGTCTCGCCGGGCTGCTCGCGCAGGTTGGCCACCAGGACCACGGGGCAGGTCGCTGCCCCGACCGCTTCGGCGATCCCGGGGACGAGGAGATTCGGGATGATGCTGGTGAACAGCGACCCGGGGCCGAGCACCACCAGGTCGGCGCGGCGGATCGCCTCGACGGCGGCGGGGGTCGCCGGCGGCTCGGCCGGTTCCAGCCACACCTGCCGGATGCGCTGTGACCTGGCGACCGCGACCTGCCCGGCGACCTCCTCGTCGCCTGCGCGCGCCGACAGCTGCACCGGGTGGGTGGTGCACGGCAGGACGCGGCCGCGGGCGTCCAGGACCGCTGCGACGTAGTCGAGGGCGGCGACGATGTCGCCGCTGTTGAGATCGGTGGTGGCGACGATCACGAGGTTGCCGAGGCTGTGCTGTTCCAGCTCCCCCGAACCGAAGCGGTACTGCATCAGCCGGACGAGGTCACGGCGGGGGCTCAGCGCGGTCAGAGCCATCCGCAGGTCGCCCGGAGGGATGACCCCGAGCAGCTCCCGGAGGCGGCCGGATGACCCGCCGTCGTCTGCGGTGGTCACCACCGCCGTGACGTGATCGACCACGTGGGTCAGCGCCTGCAGGCAGCGGCTCAGACCGTGGCCCCCGCCGATGGCCACTGCCCGGCTCCCGTCCCCGGGGCCGCGTCCCACCGCCCCGGCGCCGTACCCGCCCCCGTCGCGTCCCGCGAGTTCCGTCACTCGTGCTCCACGTCGCGGTGGTCGACGTGCACGGGCAGCTCCGTGGTGTCACCCAGGTACCTGGCGACCTCGTCGACGATCGCAACCGACCGGTGCCGCCCGCCGGTGCACCCGATCGCGATGGTCAGGTACCGCTTCCCCTCGGCGACGTAGCCGGGGACGACCGTGTCGAGCAGGTCCCGGAACCGGTCCAGGAACGGCGCCGTGTGAGGCTGGTCGAGGACGTACCGCCTGACCGGCTCGTCCCGCCCCGTGTAGGGACGTAGGTCCTCTTCCCAGTGCGGGTTGGGCAGGAACCGCACGTCCATGACGAGGTCGGCGTCGCGTGGCAGCCCGTGCTTGTACCCGAACGAGACCAGGTTCACGCGCATGGTCGCCTCTCC
The sequence above is a segment of the Actinomycetota bacterium genome. Coding sequences within it:
- the gap gene encoding type I glyceraldehyde-3-phosphate dehydrogenase gives rise to the protein MAIRVGINGFGRIGRMFFRAAKERGSDLDFVGLNDLTDPESLALLLRQDSVFGRFPGEVEVSRDGLRVDGDEMQVLSERDPANIPWDDLGADVVVESTGLFTNREKASQHLDRGAKKVVISAPAKNEDITIVLGANQDSYDPDNHHVISNASCTTNCVVPLAKVLHENFEIERGFMTTVHAYTNDQSLQDMPHKDPRRMRAAALSIIPTTTGAAKASGLALPDLKGRMDGMALRVPVPVGSITDLVVVAGREVTVDEVNEAYQKAAADDLNGIVDYTEEPVVSADIVGNPHSVIVDGRSTLTNGNLIKVFGWYDNEWGFSNRMVELVEFVGEKL
- the yvcK gene encoding uridine diphosphate-N-acetylglucosamine-binding protein YvcK — its product is MAIGGGHGLSRCLQALTHVVDHVTAVVTTADDGGSSGRLRELLGVIPPGDLRMALTALSPRRDLVRLMQYRFGSGELEQHSLGNLVIVATTDLNSGDIVAALDYVAAVLDARGRVLPCTTHPVQLSARAGDEEVAGQVAVARSQRIRQVWLEPAEPPATPAAVEAIRRADLVVLGPGSLFTSIIPNLLVPGIAEAVGAATCPVVLVANLREQPGETEGLDLPAHVDALIDHAAGIRLSAIVAHRGRPVTDGRALTVDEAALARLASQVVVADVLDPRGGHEPVKLAVALGRVLRPGRAALG